TGATCCGCTTGGCGACTATCCTGTAACACATCTACAAGAGCGCGTTGCTTATCCCAACCTCTTGCATAACGTAGCGTTAAACCAGGTAAAGAGATCAGCTCTTTCAGGGTTTCATCGAATACCGGCAAGAACTCACTGAACCATGTCTGCCTGAGCGTATCCATCTGTTCACCCCAGATCGCCAACTCCTGCTCCCATACCGCTATTTCGCTAGGCACTATTCTACCACGCCTAAGGAGCGCATTCCGATGTTTCACCGCGCGACGCGTTCGCTTCCATGCGTCGAGAAAGGAGTGTTTCACGTGAAACACTCCCCAATCTAAAAACTCTCTTCGCCCTGCGGGCGACCCTTCAAGGAGACGAAAGGCATCTGGATTTATTAGCTGCAATGGCATAGCCTCAACCAATTCTGCTAAGCGAACACCTTTCTCTCCCCGCAGACGCAGCTCCAGCTCGCGCTGTGCACGCATTCTCCTTACGCCAAGCGTAACCTCAGGGTCTCCCGCCAAACGGCCGTAGAGCGTCATATAGGGCGCTTCCGCCTGTATTGCATGTTTCAGCTGACGGGTGCGGAAAGAGCGCCCCATTCCCAAGATGTGAATACCTTCCAATAGGCTGGTTTTACCACTGCCATTAACGCCGTATATCAAATTAATACGGGATGAAGGACACATCTCAACTGGCGCTAAATTACGCAATCCCTGAAGATTTAACCGAGTCACACTCATTAACGATTGCCGGTGAATAAGACCATAAAATCTACCATCCTTGTAAAACGCGAAAACGGCGCTTCTGCCATCAGAAGCGCCGCCCTCAGTTAGCCACCTATTACGGTTATAACCGCATCGGCATAACAACGTAAAGCGCATCACCGCCACCGGGCTCTTCTAACAGCGCACTACTATTGGGATCCGCCAGCGTCATCTGCACTCGATCCTCGTCCAGAACCGACAGTACATCTACCAAGTAGCCAACGTTAAAGCCAACTTCCATGGCACCGCCATTATACTCAACGGCCACATTCTCTTCGGCTTCTTCCTGTTCAGGGTTGTTGGCCATTACCTTAAGGTTGTTTTCCTCAAGATATAGCCGCACACCACGATATTTCTCATTAGAAAGAATAGCGGTACGAGAAAGCACTTGACGCAGTTCAGCACGCTCAGCAATCAGTACTTTGTCACCATTACGAGGCACCACACGCTCATAGTCAGGGAAC
This genomic window from Halomonas sp. TD01 contains:
- the recF gene encoding DNA replication/repair protein RecF (All proteins in this family for which functions are known are DNA-binding proteins that assist the filamentation of RecA onto DNA for the initiation of recombination or recombinational repair.), which codes for MSVTRLNLQGLRNLAPVEMCPSSRINLIYGVNGSGKTSLLEGIHILGMGRSFRTRQLKHAIQAEAPYMTLYGRLAGDPEVTLGVRRMRAQRELELRLRGEKGVRLAELVEAMPLQLINPDAFRLLEGSPAGRREFLDWGVFHVKHSFLDAWKRTRRAVKHRNALLRRGRIVPSEIAVWEQELAIWGEQMDTLRQTWFSEFLPVFDETLKELISLPGLTLRYARGWDKQRALVDVLQDSRQADQQMGFTQQGPQRADLRIRLNKQPAVEVLSRGQQKLVVSALKLAQGRLLESTTQRHCIYLIDDLPAELDSTHQGRFCNLLEKMQCQAFITSVEPSALRGIWEPSTDVGMFHVKQSDQGLSQLLPDG